The following proteins come from a genomic window of Candidatus Methylacidiphilales bacterium:
- a CDS encoding ATP-dependent Clp protease ATP-binding subunit: MNNFTPRAQQVLALARKEADRFNHNYVGTEHLLLGLIKLGQGVAVNVLQKMGLDLETVRMEVEKQVGSGPDTKISGNIPYTPRVKKVLALAGKEAKALHHSYVGTEHILLGLLREGDGVAARVLKTLDVDLERARNEVLKELDPNFEAGEQEEEAPGGEPAAEAQGGASGGRKEVKTPALKAFGRDLTELATKGEMDPVIGRKNEIERVIQILCRRTKNNPVLIGEAGVGKTAIVEGLAQEIVAGNVPELLRDKKVITLDLALMVAGTKYRGQFEERIKAVMEEIRKSKNIILFIDELHTIVGAGSAEGAMDASNIIKPALSRGELQCVGATTLNEYRKHIEKDSALERRFQSVKVEAPSVDEAVLILKGLRPKYEQHHRAKITDPAIEAAVKLSDRYITARFLPDKAIDIMDEAGSRARISASMLPPELKDSEAKIETIKSEKEAAIKDQDFEKAAALRDKEKEARLSLENTMAEWRRKRDETEVLVDIDDVYTIVSKWTGIPLTRLEAKETAKLLTIGEELKGKVIGQDEAVHALSKALRRSRADLKDPKRPIGSFIFLGPTGVGKTHLAKQLAEHVFGEADALIQLDMSEYMEKFNVSRLVGSPPGYVGYEEGGQLTEKVRRRPYCVVLFDEIEKAHPDVWNILLQILEDGTITDSLGRKVDFRNTIIIMTSNVGAELVKRNNTMGFGTADPDAADYEAIKEKLLGEAKKVFKPEFLNRLTDIIVFHSLTRENLTKIVELEIKKVGERLRERKILVKLTQPALDFLIEKGYDPQYGARPLRRAIERFLEDPLAEEIIRGTIKEGCVVAVDLQGTELTFTPGEPQDKPVGSKSA; this comes from the coding sequence ATGAACAACTTCACACCCCGCGCCCAACAGGTCCTGGCCCTTGCCCGCAAGGAAGCCGACCGCTTCAACCACAACTACGTCGGCACCGAACATCTCCTCCTCGGCTTGATCAAACTCGGCCAGGGCGTCGCGGTCAATGTCCTGCAAAAGATGGGCCTCGACCTCGAGACCGTCCGGATGGAAGTCGAAAAACAGGTCGGCTCCGGCCCTGATACCAAGATCTCGGGCAACATCCCCTACACCCCCCGGGTCAAAAAGGTCCTCGCCCTCGCCGGCAAGGAAGCCAAGGCCCTCCACCACAGCTACGTCGGCACCGAGCACATCCTCCTCGGCCTCCTGCGCGAGGGCGACGGCGTGGCGGCCCGTGTGCTCAAGACCCTCGACGTCGACCTCGAACGCGCCCGCAACGAGGTGCTGAAGGAACTCGACCCCAACTTCGAAGCCGGCGAACAGGAAGAGGAAGCCCCCGGTGGCGAACCCGCCGCCGAAGCCCAAGGCGGTGCCTCCGGAGGCCGCAAGGAAGTCAAAACCCCGGCCCTCAAAGCCTTCGGCCGCGACCTGACCGAACTCGCCACCAAGGGCGAAATGGACCCGGTCATCGGACGCAAGAACGAGATCGAACGCGTCATCCAGATCCTTTGCCGCCGCACTAAAAACAATCCGGTGCTGATCGGCGAGGCCGGCGTGGGCAAGACCGCCATTGTCGAAGGCCTGGCCCAGGAAATCGTCGCCGGCAACGTCCCCGAACTTCTGCGCGACAAAAAAGTCATCACCCTCGACCTCGCCCTCATGGTCGCAGGCACCAAATACCGCGGCCAGTTCGAGGAACGCATCAAGGCGGTCATGGAGGAAATCCGCAAATCCAAGAACATCATCCTCTTCATCGACGAGCTCCACACCATCGTCGGCGCCGGTTCGGCCGAGGGGGCGATGGACGCCTCCAACATCATCAAGCCCGCCCTCTCCCGCGGCGAGCTCCAGTGCGTGGGCGCGACCACCCTCAACGAATACCGCAAGCACATCGAGAAGGACTCTGCCTTGGAACGCCGCTTCCAGTCGGTCAAGGTCGAAGCCCCCAGCGTGGACGAGGCCGTCCTCATCCTCAAGGGACTGCGCCCGAAATACGAGCAGCACCACCGCGCCAAAATCACCGACCCGGCGATCGAGGCCGCGGTCAAGCTCTCGGACCGCTACATCACCGCCCGCTTCCTCCCCGACAAAGCCATCGACATCATGGACGAAGCCGGTTCGCGCGCGCGCATTTCCGCCAGCATGCTGCCTCCCGAATTGAAGGACAGCGAAGCGAAGATCGAAACCATCAAGTCCGAAAAGGAAGCCGCAATCAAAGACCAGGACTTTGAAAAAGCCGCCGCCCTGCGCGACAAGGAAAAGGAAGCCCGTCTCAGCCTGGAAAACACCATGGCCGAGTGGCGCCGCAAACGCGACGAGACCGAAGTACTCGTCGACATCGACGACGTCTACACCATCGTTTCGAAATGGACCGGCATCCCGTTGACCCGTCTGGAGGCCAAGGAAACGGCCAAACTCCTCACCATCGGCGAGGAACTCAAGGGCAAAGTCATCGGCCAGGACGAGGCGGTGCACGCCCTCTCCAAAGCCCTGCGCCGTTCGCGCGCCGATCTCAAGGATCCGAAACGGCCCATCGGCTCGTTCATCTTCCTCGGCCCGACCGGGGTGGGCAAAACCCATCTGGCCAAGCAACTGGCCGAACACGTCTTTGGCGAAGCAGACGCCCTCATCCAGCTCGACATGTCCGAGTACATGGAGAAGTTCAACGTTTCCCGCCTGGTCGGTTCGCCCCCCGGCTATGTGGGCTATGAAGAAGGCGGCCAATTGACCGAAAAGGTCCGCCGCCGTCCCTATTGCGTGGTCCTCTTTGACGAAATCGAAAAGGCCCACCCCGACGTCTGGAACATCCTCCTGCAAATCCTCGAGGACGGCACCATCACCGACAGCCTTGGTCGCAAGGTCGACTTCCGCAACACCATCATCATCATGACCTCGAATGTCGGGGCCGAATTGGTGAAGCGCAACAACACCATGGGTTTCGGCACCGCCGATCCCGACGCGGCCGACTACGAGGCCATCAAGGAAAAACTCCTTGGAGAAGCCAAGAAGGTCTTCAAGCCCGAGTTCCTCAACCGCCTGACCGATATCATCGTCTTCCACTCGCTCACCCGCGAGAATCTGACCAAGATCGTCGAATTGGAAATCAAGAAAGTCGGCGAACGGCTTCGCGAACGCAAAATCCTGGTCAAGCTCACCCAGCCCGCCTTGGATTTCCTCATCGAGAAGGGCTACGACCCGCAATACGGGGCCCGTCCGTTGCGCCGGGCCATCGAGCGTTTCCTCGAAGATCCGCTGGCGGAGGAAATCATCCGCGGCACAATCAAGGAAGGATGCGTGGTCGCTGTCGATCTCCAAGGCACCGAGCTGACCTTCACGCCGGGCGAACCACAGGACAAGCCCGTCGGTTCGAAGTCGGCCTGA
- the moeB gene encoding molybdopterin-synthase adenylyltransferase MoeB produces MSHLDRIAQAAAAQEFSNEEIKRYSRHLIMPEVTMEGQKRLKAARVLVVGTGGLGSPLLAYLAAAGVGKIGLVDFDRVDTSNLQRQIIHGTSSIGKLKTESAAAAMREINPHVEIQRYDVPLTSENAMGIIQDYDIVADGTDNFATRYLVNDACVLQNKPNVYGSIFQFDGQSTVFWAEKGPCYRCLYPEPPDPGLVPSCAEGGVLGVLPGIIGVVQAIEVVKLIIGKGDLLVGRLLLFDALKMKFREMKLRKDPTCPICGPTATIKELIDYDQFCGTPAVDAPARKLLALPEISPVDLKKKLDAKEDFVLLDVREPHETKICVIPGATQVPIGELPKRLHEFDSAKEIVIYCKGEIRTGQAFRLLQQAGFGKLKALEGGIEGWAEDVDPSMPTY; encoded by the coding sequence ATGAGCCATCTGGACCGCATCGCCCAAGCCGCCGCCGCGCAGGAGTTTTCCAACGAGGAAATCAAACGCTACAGCCGACACCTCATCATGCCCGAGGTGACGATGGAGGGCCAGAAAAGGCTCAAGGCCGCCCGGGTGCTGGTGGTGGGTACCGGTGGACTCGGTTCCCCCCTGTTGGCCTACCTCGCCGCCGCCGGCGTCGGGAAAATTGGCTTGGTCGACTTCGACCGCGTCGATACCTCCAACCTCCAGCGCCAGATCATCCACGGCACCTCGAGCATCGGGAAGCTCAAGACCGAGTCCGCCGCCGCCGCCATGCGGGAAATCAACCCCCACGTGGAAATCCAGCGTTACGACGTCCCCCTGACCTCGGAGAACGCCATGGGGATCATCCAGGACTACGACATCGTGGCCGACGGGACCGACAACTTTGCCACCCGCTACCTGGTCAACGATGCCTGCGTCCTCCAGAACAAGCCCAACGTCTACGGGTCCATCTTCCAGTTCGACGGCCAGTCCACCGTCTTCTGGGCCGAGAAGGGCCCTTGCTACCGTTGCCTCTACCCCGAGCCGCCCGACCCCGGCCTCGTCCCCAGTTGCGCCGAAGGCGGCGTGCTCGGTGTGCTCCCCGGGATCATCGGCGTCGTCCAGGCCATCGAGGTGGTCAAACTCATCATCGGCAAGGGCGACCTTCTGGTCGGCAGATTGTTGTTATTCGACGCCTTGAAGATGAAGTTCCGCGAGATGAAACTGCGGAAAGATCCGACCTGCCCGATCTGCGGGCCGACGGCGACGATCAAAGAGCTCATCGACTACGACCAGTTTTGCGGCACCCCCGCGGTCGATGCCCCCGCGCGGAAGCTCCTGGCCCTGCCCGAAATCAGTCCGGTCGACCTGAAGAAGAAACTCGATGCCAAGGAAGACTTTGTGCTGCTCGACGTACGCGAGCCGCACGAGACTAAGATCTGCGTGATCCCGGGTGCGACCCAGGTGCCGATCGGGGAGCTGCCCAAGCGGCTGCACGAATTCGACAGTGCGAAAGAGATCGTGATCTATTGCAAGGGAGAGATCCGCACCGGCCAGGCCTTCCGCCTGCTCCAACAAGCCGGTTTCGGAAAGCTCAAGGCACTCGAAGGTGGCATCGAGGGTTGGGCAGAAGACGTAGATCCCTCGATGCCCACTTACTAA
- a CDS encoding ubiquinone/menaquinone biosynthesis methyltransferase translates to MFARISAPYDRLNHLFSGGVDYWWRFLLVRSLPKSEFNHQKSEILDLACGTGDVTLALQQAGFDAVGGDFCEPMLERARAKGVKKTVVADALALPFPDASFYAVTLAFGYRNFEDRERALREIHRVLKPGGTVHILEFSQPFRWFRPFYYFYLRHLLPRAAKILCRDRAAYEYLSSSISAFPDVEEIGRELERAGFGEVHWSRPTLGIVALHRASRS, encoded by the coding sequence ATGTTCGCGCGGATCTCGGCCCCCTATGACCGCCTGAACCACCTCTTCAGCGGCGGTGTCGATTACTGGTGGCGATTCCTCCTCGTCCGCTCATTACCCAAATCAGAATTCAATCATCAGAAATCGGAAATTCTCGACCTCGCCTGCGGCACCGGCGACGTCACCCTGGCGCTGCAACAGGCGGGGTTCGACGCGGTCGGCGGAGATTTCTGCGAACCCATGCTCGAACGCGCCCGGGCCAAGGGCGTGAAAAAAACCGTGGTCGCCGATGCCCTGGCCCTGCCCTTCCCCGACGCCTCCTTCTATGCCGTGACCCTGGCCTTCGGCTACCGGAACTTTGAGGACCGCGAGCGGGCCCTGCGGGAAATCCACCGGGTGCTGAAGCCCGGAGGCACGGTCCACATCCTGGAATTTTCCCAGCCCTTCCGTTGGTTCCGTCCGTTCTATTATTTTTATCTGCGCCATCTCCTACCCCGTGCGGCAAAAATTCTCTGCCGTGACCGGGCCGCTTATGAGTACCTATCTTCGTCCATCAGTGCATTTCCCGATGTGGAGGAGATTGGCCGGGAGTTGGAGCGGGCAGGATTTGGGGAAGTGCACTGGTCCCGCCCAACCCTGGGGATCGTGGCCCTGCACCGCGCCAGTCGTTCTTGA
- a CDS encoding protein arginine kinase, which produces MANTAKLPTLNDCPGHGIVMSSRVRLARNLREHPFPGWLKKSDRERLLAEVQPAVRLLASLKQPHYDQPMDTFSPLEKQVLVEQHLISREHAAKNSGSGLVVSSDRTISIMINEEDHLRIQSIFPGYDLDLAWKTADAVDTGLEKKLNFAFSPQLGYLTACPTNVGTGMRASVMLHLPGLVLSDQINQVIKSVNQIGLAVRGLYGEGTEALGNLFQISNQMTLGESEQQILDRLHKVIGKLIENEWNARQKLVQEKGRMVADQLGRAFGVMQHAHAMSSKEALNLLSLLILGVDLGVLPITLKDKLDDLFVHTQPAHLQKEAGRKLGAEERDAVRADLLREKLKAVPPPNIKKLKIS; this is translated from the coding sequence ATGGCCAACACCGCCAAATTGCCCACCCTGAATGACTGCCCCGGCCACGGCATCGTCATGAGCAGCCGCGTGCGGCTGGCCCGCAACCTGCGCGAACACCCCTTTCCCGGCTGGCTCAAGAAATCCGACCGCGAACGCCTGCTCGCCGAAGTCCAGCCCGCCGTGCGGCTGCTGGCCTCGCTCAAGCAACCACACTACGACCAGCCGATGGATACTTTCAGTCCACTGGAGAAACAAGTCCTGGTCGAGCAACACCTGATCAGCCGAGAGCACGCGGCCAAGAATTCCGGCAGCGGCCTGGTGGTCAGCAGCGACCGCACCATCAGCATCATGATCAACGAGGAGGACCACCTGCGCATCCAGAGCATCTTCCCCGGCTACGATCTCGACCTGGCGTGGAAGACCGCAGATGCCGTGGACACCGGCCTGGAGAAGAAACTCAACTTCGCCTTTTCGCCGCAGCTGGGCTACCTCACCGCCTGCCCGACCAACGTCGGCACCGGTATGCGAGCCTCGGTGATGCTCCACCTTCCCGGCCTGGTCCTGAGCGACCAGATCAACCAGGTGATCAAATCGGTCAACCAGATCGGCCTGGCCGTGCGCGGCCTCTACGGGGAAGGCACCGAGGCCCTGGGCAACCTCTTCCAGATTTCCAACCAGATGACCCTGGGCGAAAGCGAACAGCAGATCCTCGACCGCTTGCACAAGGTGATCGGTAAACTGATCGAGAACGAATGGAACGCACGCCAGAAACTGGTGCAGGAAAAAGGCCGCATGGTGGCCGACCAACTGGGCCGCGCCTTCGGGGTCATGCAACATGCCCATGCCATGTCATCCAAAGAGGCACTCAACCTGCTTTCCCTGCTCATTTTGGGGGTGGACTTGGGCGTCCTCCCGATTACTTTGAAGGACAAGCTCGACGACCTCTTCGTCCACACCCAACCGGCCCACCTACAGAAGGAGGCCGGGCGCAAACTCGGCGCGGAAGAACGGGACGCCGTGCGGGCGGACTTGCTGCGGGAAAAACTCAAGGCGGTCCCGCCGCCCAACATCAAAAAACTCAAGATTTCCTGA
- a CDS encoding Rrf2 family transcriptional regulator, producing the protein MRVSKKSEYAVRALLEIALGRLEGREWRQISQIAEATRIPEKFLEQILLALKKRGLLQSRRGVIGGYALAVEPGAIRLDEVIQILDGETSGEATDPAGDIGARVFRRLLARSEDAALEVLRGVTLAQLVEEAHQMRSSPSGMDYHI; encoded by the coding sequence GTGCGCGTATCGAAGAAGAGTGAATATGCCGTCCGGGCACTGCTGGAGATCGCGTTGGGTAGATTGGAGGGCCGGGAATGGCGGCAGATTTCCCAGATTGCCGAGGCCACCCGCATCCCGGAAAAGTTTCTCGAACAAATCCTGCTGGCCCTCAAGAAACGGGGCTTGTTGCAAAGCCGGCGCGGCGTGATTGGGGGCTATGCGCTGGCGGTCGAGCCCGGGGCCATTCGATTGGATGAGGTCATCCAGATCCTCGACGGAGAAACCTCAGGAGAAGCCACCGACCCGGCCGGGGACATCGGGGCCAGAGTCTTTCGCCGCCTTCTGGCCCGCTCCGAGGATGCGGCCCTCGAAGTCCTGCGGGGCGTTACCCTGGCCCAATTGGTCGAGGAAGCCCACCAGATGCGCAGTTCCCCCTCCGGTATGGACTACCACATCTGA
- a CDS encoding rhamnan synthesis F family protein, giving the protein MDHFFRPGLFRVLRPLDPGKKIVLLVTPGSSPDGAAEMTRILARGFRRTHQVVVLVVGSGGGATFWKDEADCCFEIPAVWSHRRVLLQALLRRLCEVHPFEAGILHSTVCWNFTEAFSRFDVPFLFCLLGAERDFLNLDEWRWLVWQTDRVVFPSREALHHLVDQDSVLSNARMVVVPPPQVDHPEIYQSALMDLTAEVIKEKACELADRQTILRAKLLHPDYLEPHLRSQQPEEQVRVYTRKWRSGIIPSRPFPGFNPGMYLDAHPDCRRDPLAHWFDSGQPSGLWRMPLLYPEDTAPPDARAFRGVALHIHVYYPDVVPDMLKRLLSNHFRPDLWITVSEACDVSEVAALFRDYPGRVEYVQVPNRGRDLGPLITALGPRLVRDYEIVGHIHTKKRLWHDDGKLGKVWREYLLEHMVGGGGRRMMDRILAALECDPKLGLIYPERRHLGTWDDPESHTQRLLARMGLSVSCGLCPDFPAGSFFWARTCALQPFLELGLDWADYPDEPAPNQHANLHALERLSPLVVASRGYQNALTYISGLNCPV; this is encoded by the coding sequence TTGGATCACTTTTTCCGTCCCGGCCTGTTTCGTGTGCTGCGCCCGTTGGATCCTGGGAAAAAAATCGTTCTGTTGGTCACTCCGGGTTCTTCGCCGGATGGGGCGGCGGAGATGACCCGGATCCTTGCCCGGGGATTCCGCCGCACGCACCAAGTTGTGGTCTTGGTGGTGGGATCTGGTGGAGGAGCAACATTTTGGAAGGACGAGGCCGATTGTTGCTTCGAAATTCCTGCTGTTTGGTCGCACCGTAGGGTCCTTTTGCAGGCCTTGCTCCGCAGGCTCTGCGAAGTACATCCGTTCGAAGCGGGAATCCTGCATTCGACCGTCTGCTGGAATTTCACGGAAGCCTTTTCACGTTTTGACGTGCCCTTTCTTTTTTGCCTTCTGGGGGCAGAGCGCGATTTTCTCAACTTGGATGAATGGCGTTGGCTGGTTTGGCAGACCGATCGCGTTGTTTTTCCTTCCAGGGAGGCACTGCACCATCTGGTGGACCAAGATTCCGTTCTATCCAACGCACGTATGGTGGTGGTGCCTCCTCCCCAAGTGGACCATCCGGAAATCTATCAGTCTGCTTTGATGGATTTGACAGCAGAAGTGATCAAAGAAAAGGCCTGTGAATTGGCCGATCGCCAGACCATCCTCCGTGCGAAACTGCTACACCCGGACTACCTTGAGCCTCATCTGAGGTCGCAGCAGCCGGAAGAACAAGTGCGGGTGTACACCCGCAAATGGCGGAGTGGGATTATCCCCAGCAGGCCCTTTCCCGGATTCAATCCAGGCATGTATTTGGACGCCCATCCGGACTGTCGTCGCGACCCTCTGGCCCATTGGTTTGACTCGGGCCAACCATCGGGACTATGGCGAATGCCGTTGTTGTACCCCGAAGATACGGCTCCCCCGGATGCGCGCGCATTCCGGGGGGTCGCACTGCACATCCATGTGTATTACCCGGATGTGGTGCCCGACATGTTGAAGCGCTTGTTGTCGAACCATTTCCGGCCCGACCTCTGGATCACAGTCAGTGAGGCCTGCGATGTTTCGGAGGTCGCAGCTTTGTTCCGGGACTACCCGGGCAGGGTCGAATATGTTCAGGTGCCCAACCGGGGCAGGGATCTGGGACCCTTGATCACCGCTCTTGGCCCGCGCCTGGTGCGGGATTATGAGATTGTCGGACACATCCACACCAAAAAAAGGCTCTGGCATGATGATGGCAAACTCGGAAAAGTTTGGCGCGAGTATTTGTTGGAACACATGGTCGGCGGTGGAGGGCGCCGCATGATGGATCGAATATTGGCGGCATTGGAATGTGATCCAAAACTAGGCTTGATCTACCCGGAGCGGAGGCATTTGGGGACGTGGGATGATCCCGAGTCGCACACACAACGCCTTCTGGCACGAATGGGATTGTCTGTAAGTTGCGGGTTGTGTCCCGATTTTCCGGCGGGATCATTTTTTTGGGCCAGAACCTGCGCCCTGCAACCCTTTCTCGAGCTTGGCTTGGATTGGGCGGATTACCCGGATGAGCCCGCCCCCAATCAGCATGCCAACCTGCATGCGCTGGAGCGATTGTCGCCGCTTGTGGTGGCCAGTCGCGGCTATCAGAATGCTTTGACCTATATCTCCGGACTCAATTGCCCGGTATAG